Part of the Rhodoflexus caldus genome, GTGCGGTCTGCACTGCTGATAACTGCTTTTCCGGGGCGGAAATCGTATAAAATTGTTTGCAGGCCAAATTTCAGGGTGTTATTGGCATTCAGATAATAGGTAAAATCGGGTTTAAGGCTGTAGTTGATAATATTGGAGCGCCAGTCAAATCGGGAGCCTTGAACGCCCGAATCGCGGAAGCCAATCAGGTAGTCGTAATTGCTGTAAAACGCCGTCAGGTTCATAAATAAACGGTCAGAGTAGAGGTGATTCCATCGGAAAGTGGTTGTAGCATTACCCCAGTTGAAATCGAACCCGCTGCCGAAAACATCGCGCCCGAAATACCCCGAAAGGTAGAAGTTGTTGCGGTCGTTGGCCTTCCAATTGACCTTAGCAGTCATATCATAAAAATAAAAACGGCTGTTCCGCAGGTCGTTGTTCAGAAAAGGCTTGGCCAGCACGTCAATGTAAGACCGACGGCCTGCCAAAATAAAAGAGGCTTTGTCTTTTACGATAGGCGCTTCCAAAGTCAGGCGGCTGAAAATAGCTCCAATGCCGCCTTGCATGGCAAATTGCTTGTTGTTGCCTTCTTTGGTGCGCACATCCAAAATAGACGACAGCCTGCCTCCGTAAGGTGAAGGGATGCCGCCTTTAATCAGTTTTACATCTTTGACCGCATCGGGGTTAAACACGGAAAAAAAGCCGAAAAGGTGGGCAGAGTTATATACAGGCGCTTCATCTATCAGCACGAGGTTTTGGTCTATGCTGCCGCCGCGCACGTTGAAGCCGGTTGCTCCTTCGCCTACGGTGCTTACCCCCGGCAACAGTTGAATGCTGCGAATGATATCTACTTCGCCCAAAAAGGCCGGAATGCGCTGAATAGTCTTGATATCCAACTTATTCACACTCATTTCCATGTTTTTTACCGCCGCATCGGCTGCTTCTGCGGTTACAACCACCTCCTGCAATTCAACATTGTCTTCTGTCAGTTCTACGTCTTCTTTGCGGTTGGCCGTCAGTGCTATATTTTTTATAACAGCCTGATAGCCAATAGATGTATAAACAATATCATATGTACCTTTAGGCAGCGTCAGCGAATAAAATCCGTAGGGGTTGGTGGTTGTGCCGGTGGTAGTTCCTTTGATGGCGATATTGACCCCAATCAACGTTTCACCGCTTTTACTGTCTCGTACATAGCCGCTGATGGTAAATTTTTCTTGTGCATACAGGCTTTGGGAGGTGCTTACAATGAGCAAAAACAAAAGCAATGTTTTTATACAAAATCGCATATGGTGATAAAAGTGAGTGATAAATAAATGCTTCACATACATACTGAAAAATTGCCGCATCGGTTGCTTGGCAATTTTTTTTCTCCGAAGTGTGTTTTTGTGATAACTATGCAGTTAAGCATATCAACATAAAAAACCCTTTCCTGTATTGTGTTGTTTTGTTTTTCCTGAAAACTATGAAGTCATTTTTTCTTTTACTGCTCGGTTTTTGTGTTAATTTATTGCATCTACACGCACAAAACGCAACTCCCGTAAGTTGGGCGGCTGCACAAAAAAATCGTCAGGCAACCCTTGTGGTAAACTACTTTCAGTCTCCGATGTTTTCTTACAGTGCTTCTGCCAAAGATGCTCCCAAAGGAATATGTGTGGACTTGATGGAGAGCTTTGCCAAGTATGTAAGTACCAAAAAAGGTGTACAGATTAAGATAGAGTATCACGGCTATGACGGTTTCAGCAAGTTTTATGAGGCCACCAAGAACAGCGCAAACGGCACATTTGGCATTGGCAGCGTTACTATTACGGATGCCCGCAAAAAGGAAGTGCGATTTTCACCGCCGTTTATCAACAGTGCCAACTTTTTGCTTTCCCACAACTCTGTTCCAACGCTCCGCAGAATGGAGCTGATGGCAAAAGATTTTGCCGGCATGACTGCCTATACTGCTAAAAATACGACCAATGCCACCCGCTTAGAAGCCATCAAAAAGCAGTACATGCCAACCATGCAAATCAAATACCTTGAGTCGAGTATTGAGGCCTTACGGGCTGTTGCACGCGACCCCAAAGGATTTACGTACTTAGACTTTGTGTATTACAACGATGCCCTACGCGATAAACTGCCTATCAAACGCCACCCCGCAGGGGATTTTACAGGAGAGGAATTCGGCATTATTATGCCTATGAACTCTGACTGGCAGCCGCTATTGCAGGAATTCTTTTCCGAAAAAGGGGCTAACTATCGCAACAGCAACGAGTATAAGAAATCGCTGAACACTCACTTGGGTGAAAGTGCCGTAAAACTGTTAGAGTCTATTCAGCAGAAAAAATAATTTTTCATGTAGGTCAGGCATCGCGGCGCATAGCTTTCTTGCCAAGCATATACATGCCCAAGCCGAGCAACATAGCTCCAACGGCATATACAATGAGTTCGGAACTATCGCGACCCGGTGCCTGATGTTGTGTGTCCGCTTTTCGGTTGCCAACCACCGTAATTTCTTCTGCCTCATGGCTAAAAATTGTGGCGGTATCTGCCAGTACCGGCACATCTGCTGCATTGTTGGCAATTGCCGGCTCCCTGTCGGTTGCACCAAAGTTAGGCGATATGGCGGGCTTAGTCGTATTTGGAGTAACTGCAGCCTTCGTCATATCTTCGGCTTGCTTACCCATTATATTAAATGCAATACCTGCCAGTGTAAGTAATTTTTGGCTGGCTTGCAGCAATTCATAGTCCTCGCCCAATTCATTTTTTGTGGCGTTATCTGTAACTGCCCAAACAGCATATTGCCCGGCCTTATTTTGGGCGCTGTTAGCTTCAATAATATGTGCAAGTCTTAAAAGCGGCTCGGCAGCTAATTTTCCTACCTCATAGTTTACATATACATCGGGTGCGTTCTTATGCAACTCTCCGCAGAGCGCATTGATGCGCTCATATTTTTTTTGCCGTGGCGCAAGCGTAAAATATCTTGTTTCCGAAACAAGCATGTTCTGTGTGCTGCTGTCCAATGAGAGCAGCATAGTACCGCAGGGCAGCACTAAATGTAAGGTGCTGTCCGTTGTATTTTCAATGCGCACTTCCATGCACTCGCCGAAATGGCTGCTGACGGGATTTGATAATAAGCGGTGCGGATTGTAAGCCCCCCTGATAGCAACACGTATTCTGTTGGACTGTTTTGCGCTCAGTAAACCTAATGTGTCTTTCTTTGTCGGTGCCCAATAGGGTTCTACCCTGCACCATGCAGGCAAAGATGCCATTAGGATAACGAATAGAGCCACAGAGCGTTTCATAAGAAAATATGCAATTTGAGCCTAACTTTACACAAATAGGATTTTAAGCGTTTTTTTAGTTTTTCAACTCTGCGTTTGTTTGCAATCTTCCGCTACCGACCTAAAGGTAAAATTTGACAATATTGATTTTAGATTCATTACTTGCATGACAACTCACCAAGAACAGTTCTGTAAGTATTTATACAGTCAATTCAATCTTGCGGTTGTGCAATTACACAGTAACTACGCATAAATTTAGAAAAAATTGTGCGTTGGTAATAATTGCATAGGAGATTGATAAGCATCGGTATGGTGATATTGATGTAATATTTAGCCGATAAATTTCATAAAATACGGCTTTTTACGGCAAATATTGCATCGGGTAGTTAATGAGATTTGCCAATTGCCTAGCAGGTATCCTAACCAAATAGTGCAATAAAATTTTGTTGGTTATGAATAGGTTAGCTATATTTGCAGTCCTTTTTTAAAACCATTCAAATTAATGGATACCTTAAGTTATAAGACTATCTCGGTAAACAGAGCTTCTGTTACCAAAGATTGGGTTGTTATTGATGCCCAGTCTGCGGTCCTGGGTCGCCTTGCAAGTGAGGTTGCCCGTATCATTCGTGGCAAACATAAGCCCGGCTTTACCCCGAATGTGGACTGTGGAGATAATGTAATTGTCATCAATGCCGATAAGATTCGACTGACCGGCAAAAAATGGACTGACAAGGAGATTATCTCTCACACTGGCTATCCCGGTGGCCAGCGCATCGCCTCTCCTCGCGCAGTTCATGCCAAATCGCCTGTCAAACTGGTTGAGATGGCTGTTCGCGGTATGTTGCCTAAGAATCGTTTAGGCCGTCGTCTTTTTACTAACCTGTATGTATATGCAGGAAACGAACATCCTCACGCAGCCCAGCAACCTAAAGAAATCAAACTCTAATGGAAGTAATCAACACTATCGGCAGAAGAAAAACGGCTGTAGCACGCATCTATGTTTCAGCCGGTTCAGGTAAAATTACCGTTAACCAACGCGAGCTGAAGGACTATTTTCCTTCTGAGATTTTGCAGATTATCGTTAATCAGCCACTGAACACTGTGAATGCTTTGAATGCCTACGACATCAAAGTTAATGTAGCAGGCGGTGGTCTGAAAGGTCAGGCAGAAGCAGTTCGTCTGGCTATCTCACGTGCCTTGTGCGAAGTAACAGCAGAAAACAGACCGGCTTTGAAGAAAGAAGGCTTCCTGACCCGCGACCCTCGCATGGTAGAGCGCAAGAAGTACGGACGCAGAAAAGCTCGCAGAAGATTCCAGTTCAGCAAGCGCTAATCGGATTTATTCGTTGGTTATTATTTTCCACATTCTCAAGAACGGTAATTTATGTCTAACTTAGAATATAAAGACCTTTTGGATGCAGGTGTGCATTTCGGGCACCTGACCCGTAAATGGAATCCTAAAATGGCGCCCTACATCTTCATGGAGCGCAACGGAATCCATATTATTGACCTGAACAAAACGCTGACTGCGCTGGATACAGCTTGCGAAGCAGTGAAGAAAATTGTTCGCTCCGGTCGCAAAGTAATGTTTGTTGCTACCAAGAAGCAGGCTAAGGAGGTAGTAGCTGAAGAGGCACGTCGCCTGAAAATGCCTTACGTAACCGAGCGTTGGCTGGGCGGTATGCTGACTAACTTTACTACTATCCGCAAGTCTTTGAAAAAGCTTTCAAGCATTGAAAAGCTCATTAAAGACGAGAGCAGCTATAACAACTTGGCTAAGCGTGAGCGCCTGATGATAGCTCGCGAGCGCGACAAACTGCAAAGAATTCTGGGCGGAGTTGCCGACCAAGCTCGTCTCCCGGCCGCTTTGTTTGTAGTAGATATCAAGCGCGAGCACATTGCCATTAAGGAAGCTCAAAAGCTGAACATCCCTGTTTTTGCTATTGTGGATACCAACTCCGACCCTAATCAGGTGGACTTCCCTATTCCGGGCAATGACGACGCATTCAAGTCTATTTCTCTGATTACCTCTACATTTGGCAAAGCCATTGAAGAAGCGCTGATGGAGCGTAAGAAAGAAAAAGACGAAAGCAAACTGAAAGACGAAGAAAATCAGAAGCGCGAAATAGACGAAACAACTGTTTCCGTAGATGCTGATGAAGACAACGAATAGTCGGACAGTTAATTAATACACACAAAGAGTGAAAAAGACGCAAGGATTTTTCACTCTTTTTTTATTTGTACAACTTTGTGTATCAACCAAATTTAAATGTTATGGCAGCAGTAAAACTCACCGTAAACAGCAACGGTTCATTAAAAGTAGAAGGCGATTTTGAAATTGTAGATGCACAAGGAAATGTATATGGCTTGGGCGGACGCACGGCAGTATCTATTTGTCGCTGTGGTTTGTCGCAAAACAAGCCTTTTTGCGATGGCTCGCACCGCGGCCATTTTGACCACGATGCTAAGGCTTTTGACCTCCCTCCTAAAAAGCAGTAGCAGGGATTAGCCGCAGCCGCAACGCAATGTGCCAAAGCAAAATGGCAATCAGTGCGCCTGCCATTGCGCCCAAAAGCACATCAGCCGGATAATGTACGCCTACATATATCCGGCTGTAACTTACAATGGCTGCCCACAAGCATATGCCCCAACGAAGCGCATTTTTATACTGCCATTGCGGAAACAGCAGCCATAAAAACGCTGCTAATGCAAAAGTGTTCGCAGCATGAGAAGATATGAATCCGTATTGTCCGCCGCAACCAATCGGTACAAATATTTGTTCTTGCAACGAAGGTTCATGGCAGGGGCGCAAACGCTCAAAAAGCGGTTTTATCAGCCCTGATGCAAACTGGTCGCTGCACAAGATGATGCAGGCAATCAATAGCAGGTATCGCCAAGATTGCTTTTTGTACGATACAATAATACCCAATCCAATCAGGATGTAGAGTGGAATCCATACGTGGGTGGCGGTGGCAAAAATCATTATCCCGTCTAAGGCAGGATGGTGCAGGCTGTTCAGCCATAAAAAAAGGTTTTTGTCCCACGCTTGTAAGGTGTCTATGATAGATGCTGTTGTCATTACAAAGGGAAAAAAGCATACACCATGCGCGCTACCAAAAAATAAACGGCCAGACCCAGCAAATCATTGGCAGTGGTAATAAATGGCCCTGAGGCAAGGGCGGGGTTAATGCCGAAACGGTCTAATACCAATGGAGTAACCGTTCCCATAAGCGATGCCAGAATAACTACGCTGAACAAGGCTACCGAAACCACTATGGCAAGCGTCATTTTATTGAAAATGACAATGTTAAAGCCAAATACTACCATTGAAATCACCAGCCCGTTGAGCAGCGCTACCAACATCACTTTCCACAATCGCTGCCAGATAGAGGCCGTGGGGGTGCTGTCTTCGGCGAGGCTCTGCACAACAATGGTTGAAGACTGTATGCCTACATTGCCGCCGGTAGCCGTGATGAGCGGAATAAAAAATGCCATTGCGGGAATCAAGGCAAGGTCTTGCTCAAAAATGCCGATGAAGCGAGCACCCAAAATTCCACCCAACATACCAATCAGCAGCCAAGGCAGGCGTGCGCGGGTCAGTTTCCAAATAGAATCATCTTCTTCAATATCCTCCGAAATACCGGAAACCGCCTGTAAGTCTTTGTCGGCCTGCTCAACAATTAAGTCCACGATAT contains:
- a CDS encoding TonB-dependent receptor, whose translation is MRFCIKTLLLFLLIVSTSQSLYAQEKFTISGYVRDSKSGETLIGVNIAIKGTTTGTTTNPYGFYSLTLPKGTYDIVYTSIGYQAVIKNIALTANRKEDVELTEDNVELQEVVVTAEAADAAVKNMEMSVNKLDIKTIQRIPAFLGEVDIIRSIQLLPGVSTVGEGATGFNVRGGSIDQNLVLIDEAPVYNSAHLFGFFSVFNPDAVKDVKLIKGGIPSPYGGRLSSILDVRTKEGNNKQFAMQGGIGAIFSRLTLEAPIVKDKASFILAGRRSYIDVLAKPFLNNDLRNSRFYFYDMTAKVNWKANDRNNFYLSGYFGRDVFGSGFDFNWGNATTTFRWNHLYSDRLFMNLTAFYSNYDYLIGFRDSGVQGSRFDWRSNIINYSLKPDFTYYLNANNTLKFGLQTILYDFRPGKAVISSADRTSDISLDSKYALESGIYFDNEQKLSEKLTVQYGFRYSMFNYMGRGEAYYFGEAPPNTRRLPVEIRNFGQFETIQQYGNIEPRFSMNLGLSPTSSLKASYNRMAQYIHLVSNTAASTPLDVWTPSTNNIRPQLADQVALGYFRNFKDNMFETSVEVYYKSLQNQLDYIDNADLLLNKFIEGDLVQGIGRAYGAEFYVRKTKGQLTGWVSYTLANSERKVEGINSNQWFPNRFDRRHNGNISVAYERNKYWQFAANFVFQTGTPVTFPTGRYEVQGLIIPHNVDNSRNNVRIAPYHRLDLSVTKYNKKKKPEQRWESYWVLSVYNAYNRRNPFAIYFRQNPDTPINTEAVRFSVVGSFVPAVSYNFKY
- a CDS encoding substrate-binding periplasmic protein; amino-acid sequence: MKSFFLLLLGFCVNLLHLHAQNATPVSWAAAQKNRQATLVVNYFQSPMFSYSASAKDAPKGICVDLMESFAKYVSTKKGVQIKIEYHGYDGFSKFYEATKNSANGTFGIGSVTITDARKKEVRFSPPFINSANFLLSHNSVPTLRRMELMAKDFAGMTAYTAKNTTNATRLEAIKKQYMPTMQIKYLESSIEALRAVARDPKGFTYLDFVYYNDALRDKLPIKRHPAGDFTGEEFGIIMPMNSDWQPLLQEFFSEKGANYRNSNEYKKSLNTHLGESAVKLLESIQQKK
- the rplM gene encoding 50S ribosomal protein L13; this encodes MDTLSYKTISVNRASVTKDWVVIDAQSAVLGRLASEVARIIRGKHKPGFTPNVDCGDNVIVINADKIRLTGKKWTDKEIISHTGYPGGQRIASPRAVHAKSPVKLVEMAVRGMLPKNRLGRRLFTNLYVYAGNEHPHAAQQPKEIKL
- the rpsI gene encoding 30S ribosomal protein S9 → MEVINTIGRRKTAVARIYVSAGSGKITVNQRELKDYFPSEILQIIVNQPLNTVNALNAYDIKVNVAGGGLKGQAEAVRLAISRALCEVTAENRPALKKEGFLTRDPRMVERKKYGRRKARRRFQFSKR
- the rpsB gene encoding 30S ribosomal protein S2, producing MSNLEYKDLLDAGVHFGHLTRKWNPKMAPYIFMERNGIHIIDLNKTLTALDTACEAVKKIVRSGRKVMFVATKKQAKEVVAEEARRLKMPYVTERWLGGMLTNFTTIRKSLKKLSSIEKLIKDESSYNNLAKRERLMIARERDKLQRILGGVADQARLPAALFVVDIKREHIAIKEAQKLNIPVFAIVDTNSDPNQVDFPIPGNDDAFKSISLITSTFGKAIEEALMERKKEKDESKLKDEENQKREIDETTVSVDADEDNE
- a CDS encoding CDGSH iron-sulfur domain-containing protein is translated as MAAVKLTVNSNGSLKVEGDFEIVDAQGNVYGLGGRTAVSICRCGLSQNKPFCDGSHRGHFDHDAKAFDLPPKKQ
- a CDS encoding phosphatase PAP2 family protein encodes the protein MTTASIIDTLQAWDKNLFLWLNSLHHPALDGIMIFATATHVWIPLYILIGLGIIVSYKKQSWRYLLLIACIILCSDQFASGLIKPLFERLRPCHEPSLQEQIFVPIGCGGQYGFISSHAANTFALAAFLWLLFPQWQYKNALRWGICLWAAIVSYSRIYVGVHYPADVLLGAMAGALIAILLWHIALRLRLIPATAF